In Fibrobacterota bacterium, the DNA window TGCTGGGGACCAATGATCTCAAGCGATTCATGCGCCTGGAAGCGGTGGACTGCGCCCTGGCCCTGGATGGCTTGATCGAAGCCATCGAGGGGGCCCCCTGCGGCCCATCCGGAGGGCGGCCGGCTTTGCTGGTGGTGTCCCCTCCCCACGTGGTGGAAACGCCGACGCCGTTCGGCCGGAAGTTCGACGGGGCGATCCCGAAGTCCCATGCCTTCGCGGCCGCTTACGCGGAAATCGCCGCGCAACGCAAATGCCTTTTCCTCGATGCCGCCCCCGTGGCGCGGGCCTCGGCGCGGGACGGGATCCATCTCGACAAAGAGGCGCATCGGCAGCTGGCCGAAGCGGTGGCGGGGATCGTGAAAAACGCCCTGGACGCCTGAGGTTCGGCGCGCGGAACCTGGCTCAGTGGACTACGGTCCCGTCCGGGGCTTGCGCCTGGATGGGGCCTTTCGGGCTTCGCAGCGCCTGGCCCTTATAGGCCACCCAGCCGCCGACCACCGACAAAGGGGCCTTGTCGAACTCCTTTAGGGTCAAATCCGCCTTGGGCGTAAAGGGGAGATCGGGCAGGCGCACATCGTCCCCGGGTGCTCCCGTCAGGGGATCGACGGGTGCGAGTTTACCGCCCTCGGCTTCCGCGGCCAAGAGCATGCCTTGGCTCTCCACGCCCCGCAAGTTGGCGGGCTTCAGGTTATAGACCACCACGACCTTGCGTCCCAATAGATCATCCTTGGGGACGTGCTTCTTCAAGCCGGCGCAGATGG includes these proteins:
- a CDS encoding SGNH/GDSL hydrolase family protein, which codes for MKHVLCFGDSNTWGYIPGTEGERFPFEERYPGILQGRLGAGIRVHEEGLNGRMTGWDDPLCPDRNALKQIAAVLETHRPLDMIVVMLGTNDLKRFMRLEAVDCALALDGLIEAIEGAPCGPSGGRPALLVVSPPHVVETPTPFGRKFDGAIPKSHAFAAAYAEIAAQRKCLFLDAAPVARASARDGIHLDKEAHRQLAEAVAGIVKNALDA